In Silene latifolia isolate original U9 population chromosome X, ASM4854445v1, whole genome shotgun sequence, the following proteins share a genomic window:
- the LOC141620649 gene encoding uncharacterized protein LOC141620649, with amino-acid sequence MAIGDCSRLVEKVVLRIRGWGARKLSYAGRLVLVQAVLTQLHSFWARIFLIPVTVLDRIERICRNYLWGGSEQFHKIPNVAWEKICCDKKYGGLGIVHCRKWNMAMMGKFVWWLVSKADHMWIKWVNHIYIKGQEWLSYIPPVQSSWSWRMICKTKEILKDGFYAGEWTEHHGYSVAHGYHWLQGPKDKVSWCPLIWNKLNLPKHSFIGWLAVQQRLLTKDRLMQFGIITDGLCDLCMAHPETHQHVLYECVFSARCWSLLKCWLDVNMPADDIIGWSLQWRCRSLMKKHIVFAAILAMIYHIWQARNFCRIDLLVPKPEVLIARVKTDVQLRGKNITWGTKFQQMKWLPWTSMI; translated from the coding sequence ATGGCCATAGGAGATTGCTCTAGACTTGTAGAGAAAGTGGTGCTGAGAATCAGAGGATGGGGGGCTAGGAAATTAAGTTATGCTGGGAGATTGGTCCTTGTCCAAGCTGTGTTGACACAACTGCATTCTTTTTGGGCACGCATATTTCTTATTCCAGTGACTGTTCTTGATAGAATAGAGAGGATATGCAGGAATTACTTGTGGGGTGGTTCTGAACAATTCCATAAAATTCCTAATGTTGCCTGGGAAAAAATATGTTGTGATAAGAAGTATGGAGGTCTAGGAATTGTTCATTGCAGGAAGTGGAATATGGCTATGATGGGCAAGTTTGTTTGGTGGTTGGTTTCCAAGGCTGATCATATGTGGATTAAGTGGGTTAACCATATTTATATTAAGGGGCAAGAATGGCTCTCTTATATTCCCCCTGTTCAGTCTAGTTGGTCTTGGAGAATGATCTGCAAAACTAAGGAGATTTTGAAGGATGGGTTTTATGCTGGGGAGTGGACTGAGCACCATGGTTACTCTGTAGCTCATGGGTACCACTGGTTGCAAGGCCCCAAGGATAAAGTGAGCTGGTGCCCTCTGATCTGGAACAAACTCAACCTCCCTAAGCACTCGTTCATTGGGTGGCTTGCAGTCCAACAGAGATTATTGACAAAGGATAGGTTGATGCAGTTTGGGATCATCACTGATGGCCTCTGTGATTTGTGTATGGCTCATCCTGAAACACATCAACATGTACTTTATGAATGTGTTTTTAGTGCCAGATGCTGGAGTTTGCTGAAATGCTGGCTAGATGTTAACATGCCTGctgatgatattattggttggAGTTTACAGTGGAGATGCAGATCATTGATGAAGAAACACATTGTCTTTGCTGCTATACTTGCAATGATATATCATATCTGGCAAGCTCGTAACTTTTGCAGGATTGATCTTTTGGTACCTAAACCTGAGGTGCTTATTGCTAGGGTGAAGACTGATGTTCAGCTGCGGGGTAAAAACATTACATGGGGGACTAAGTTTCAACAGATGAAGTGGTTGCCATGGACTAGTATGATTTGA